Proteins from one Geomonas agri genomic window:
- a CDS encoding B12-binding domain-containing radical SAM protein — protein MNITLIATHPHPSPQAVPLACAFLQEALLADHALQGTITPRIAEFFLQDEPARCAREIALSSPDLVAFSVYVWSRDHAVAVARELRALLPSVVLCAGGAEPTANPAGLLDEGVFDFLVRGEGEGALVQAVRVLSTGGKPDGVPGIVLPGEPAATLPAPLDLDSIPSPYLSGRLDPTVAGGALWQLSRGCDFACSFCFDHKGSGGVRRFSMERIEAELRLFARLNVPQVFVLDSTFNKDVKRAKEILRLIRKVAPGIHFHFEVRSEFIDAEMADLFASITCSLQIGLQSADASVLRGVGRGFDRDDFVQRAFLLNQCGAIFGFDLIYGLPGDTPALFRASLDFALSLYPNHLDIFPLAVLPGTRLFGKAQALGLQHLDAPPYTVQATPGYTAEQLAQAGRLAAACDVFYSRGKAVAWFNSVAAAVRLTPSEFLASFAAFLGERAEADIAEEEIWGLQRTFLEKIFRERKKAKLLPLALDLADYHHHYAAALMATPPTPPSPKQLRSLDPLKQPLSLAGSTTLARFNYEVLEILDAGEPDLTEFTSCFRPTGSCAIIYPAHGEVCTESVSTPYFELLQALDGIQAARQLCRRVGLSEEEAREFLEFAIAEGIVQAAIPT, from the coding sequence ATGAACATCACCCTCATCGCCACTCATCCCCACCCTTCCCCTCAAGCGGTGCCGTTGGCCTGCGCGTTTTTGCAGGAGGCGCTCCTTGCGGACCACGCGCTGCAAGGAACGATCACACCGCGGATCGCCGAGTTCTTCCTGCAGGACGAGCCCGCCCGCTGTGCCAGGGAAATCGCTCTGAGCTCCCCCGACCTGGTCGCCTTCTCGGTCTACGTTTGGAGCCGCGACCACGCCGTGGCTGTGGCCAGGGAGCTGCGCGCGTTGCTTCCGTCCGTAGTCCTGTGCGCCGGCGGCGCCGAGCCGACCGCCAACCCGGCGGGGTTGCTGGATGAAGGAGTGTTTGACTTCCTGGTCCGCGGCGAGGGTGAAGGGGCGCTGGTGCAGGCGGTCCGGGTGCTTTCTACCGGCGGGAAACCGGATGGCGTACCGGGCATCGTGCTGCCGGGCGAGCCGGCGGCTACCCTGCCCGCTCCGCTCGACCTCGACTCTATTCCGTCCCCATACCTGTCCGGGCGGCTCGACCCGACCGTGGCCGGCGGCGCCCTCTGGCAGCTCTCGCGCGGTTGCGACTTCGCCTGCTCATTCTGCTTCGATCACAAGGGAAGCGGCGGGGTGCGCCGCTTCTCTATGGAGCGTATCGAGGCGGAACTGCGCCTGTTCGCCCGGCTCAACGTACCCCAGGTCTTCGTGCTTGACTCCACCTTCAACAAGGACGTCAAGAGGGCGAAGGAGATCCTGCGCCTGATCCGGAAGGTGGCCCCGGGGATCCACTTCCATTTCGAGGTGCGCAGCGAGTTCATCGATGCCGAGATGGCGGATCTTTTCGCCTCCATCACCTGCTCGCTGCAGATCGGCTTGCAGAGCGCCGACGCCTCCGTGCTGCGCGGCGTTGGGCGCGGCTTCGACCGCGACGACTTCGTGCAGCGCGCCTTCCTCCTGAACCAATGCGGCGCCATCTTCGGCTTCGACCTGATCTACGGGCTCCCCGGCGACACGCCGGCGCTGTTCCGCGCCTCGCTCGACTTCGCCCTGTCGCTCTACCCAAACCACCTGGACATCTTCCCGCTGGCGGTACTTCCTGGGACGAGGCTTTTCGGGAAAGCCCAGGCGCTAGGGCTGCAGCACCTTGACGCACCACCCTACACCGTCCAGGCCACGCCCGGTTACACTGCAGAGCAGTTGGCTCAGGCCGGCAGGCTCGCCGCCGCCTGCGACGTCTTTTACAGCCGGGGCAAGGCGGTTGCCTGGTTCAATTCCGTAGCGGCCGCCGTCCGGCTCACCCCGAGCGAGTTCCTGGCCTCCTTCGCCGCCTTCCTGGGCGAGCGAGCCGAAGCGGATATCGCCGAGGAAGAGATCTGGGGACTGCAGAGAACTTTCCTGGAGAAGATCTTCAGGGAAAGGAAGAAGGCGAAGCTGCTGCCGCTAGCACTCGACTTGGCAGACTACCACCACCACTACGCCGCGGCGCTCATGGCTACCCCGCCGACGCCTCCCTCGCCCAAACAGCTGCGCAGTCTCGACCCTCTCAAGCAGCCGCTGTCCCTCGCCGGGAGCACCACGCTGGCGCGCTTCAACTACGAGGTGCTGGAGATCCTGGATGCCGGCGAACCGGATCTCACCGAATTCACCTCATGCTTTCGCCCCACGGGATCCTGCGCGATCATCTACCCCGCCCACGGCGAGGTCTGCACCGAATCCGTTTCCACCCCTTATTTCGAGCTGTTGCAGGCGCTGGACGGGATACAGGCTGCAAGACAGCTGTGCCGCCGCGTTGGACTTTCCGAGGAAGAAGCGCGAGAGTTCCTCGAGTTCGCCATTGCCGAAGGTATCGTGCAGGCGGCCATTCCAACTTAA
- a CDS encoding MXAN_5187 C-terminal domain-containing protein gives MGVAEDIAKLELDLRELVIKYEQYFFGIEKREPLRLLDTVERAVRRYQNVSIPNTSQRFKYDSLVATLSVHKQKWTRTNRLIEEGKFQRDRFRMSLHQAEKTEKGTKTKTPPASQDSQIESVFQQYVNARLACNLPVENVTKEKVAEAINRQKPVLMQKYGCRDVDFVVVIEGGKPTLKARPKTT, from the coding sequence ATGGGCGTCGCCGAGGACATAGCCAAGCTCGAGCTTGACCTGCGCGAACTTGTCATCAAGTACGAGCAGTACTTCTTCGGGATCGAGAAGCGGGAACCGCTGCGCCTGCTCGATACGGTGGAGCGCGCCGTGAGACGCTACCAGAACGTGAGCATCCCGAACACCAGCCAGCGGTTCAAGTATGATTCCCTGGTCGCCACGCTGAGCGTGCACAAGCAGAAGTGGACCCGCACCAACCGCCTGATCGAGGAGGGGAAGTTTCAACGGGACCGCTTCCGCATGTCGCTGCACCAGGCCGAGAAGACCGAGAAAGGCACCAAGACCAAAACCCCGCCCGCTTCACAGGATTCCCAGATCGAGTCCGTCTTCCAGCAGTACGTCAACGCGCGCCTGGCCTGCAACCTGCCGGTAGAGAACGTCACGAAGGAGAAGGTGGCCGAGGCTATCAACCGGCAAAAGCCCGTCCTGATGCAGAAGTACGGTTGCCGCGACGTCGACTTCGTCGTTGTCATAGAGGGTGGCAAGCCCACCTTGAAGGCGCGCCCCAAGACTACATGA